atgtcaatgtcagtggcgtaaggcaatgcacacaagaaaaagccgTCCATAAATAACTAACTCTGGATCAGAGTGGCCCTTTTTCCtgactttttcagccctcgacactcaagccatctctttaactgaacatctctgtgttcttccacatctttaccagggaatttagcaccagggacatcattttcagacagaattggtaggtttagctcagggaAAATCTCGTTCATACACTCATACATTTCGGGACAAActggaggttgacccgcctagcaacaattgctaacgtcatgaatattagtgAGCAAACGTGACGtgctgcttgcggtacgccattcaaacTGGAAAAATCTACCTAGTCATACCACTTACGAGTGAAAGCCcgtttttgtttgtaaattgTATACTtgtgttaattaaaaaataataatttaaaaaataaaaataaaacacttcctgttgacgtcACATGACAACGCTACAAACCGGCTAGTCACCGTGTTGCCAGATTGGCTTAATCTTAAAGACCGTGCGAGAGAGAAACGCGTGAAGCAGGTTGATCAAATTTCGACCGCTTTTCTCAAAATTCGCCAGTTTAGGAATCATTTCGATGAGTTTTAACAATTCAACGCATATATCTACATCTTGAAATAAAGCTACGTTGCTACGGTATGATTTGGCTGAAAGATCTGGCAACCCATGGCCTGAGCGAGTAGCGAGACTGTCTAGCCACTTGGAATGAATGGCTCCTTTCACGAAGGTTTTCGTCCCAAAAATGACGTGACGTGCTCAAAATATTACGAAAAGCATCCATTAGGACAATTTTCTGGTACGTAGATGCAGAAAAATACTGTTATTTGATGTGAAAACGTTCCTGTCAAGCTAGCTGTAGCTAGCTGTCTGTAGCATTCAAATACATTGATGCGCCATCCGCAACGCTAGTTTCGGATTGAAAACGAGTACGAAAATCAAATATTGGGTGAATAGTGATAGGAAATACATTGGTCCATTAATTAATATGATGAATAGTCCCGTGCTGGAGCTCGTCACTCATTGAACTGAATTTTTCTGACTGAAATGAACTGGAATACGTTCCAGAGTGGCTTAAATGTTGGAAAAACGAGCACATTAGCAGCCAGTGAACGCAACATTGCTTGCATTTGTTGTGTACTTCATACTGTGTCTTGTTTTTTAGGGGACGATGGCCACGAGAATGAGGCTGAAGCTGAAAACGGTGTTTGTGCTGTACTTCATGGTGTCTCTGCTGGGTCTCATCTATGCATTGATGCAGCTGGGTGAGCTGACTCGAGGTCGACCCGCTTCTAAAAACCAGCCCACTTGAACGGTTTTCCTCTCGGGTTTTCTCCAGGTCAACGTTGTGACTGCACGGAGCACGACATGCCCAAGGAGCGTACCATATCACGACTGCGCGGGGAGCTGCACCGTCTTCAGGAGCAAGCCAGGAAGTCGGAGGCCACCCGACGACCCCAGAAAGAGTCCTCCCTGCCCACCATCTTTGTCGTCACGCCGACATACGCCAGGTAGCTTCGCCTCTCGTCGGTCGGTTACAGTCGAGCCACGGACGCCTTGTCGGGTTTCAGGCTGGTGCAAAAGGCCGAGCTGACCCGCTTGTCCCAGACCTTCCTCCACGTGCCACGGCTCCACTGGATTGTCGTGGAGGACTCCCAACGCAAGACGCCTCTTGTGGAGCAACTCTTGGCCAAGTCGGGCTTGACTTACACTCACCTTCACGTGGCCACCGCCAAAGAACGCAAGCTGCAGGAGGTGATTTGAGTTCATTTTTCCAGAAATGCCAAATATTTCCCATTTTTAGTCATGACCTTTGCGATATCTTTCCCTTTCTTCGCAGGGGGATCCGAATTGGCTCAAGCCTCGCGGCGTGGAGCAACGCAACGAAGCCTTACGCTGGCTACGAGAGGACGGGAAAGCACGGGAGGGCGTAGTCTATTTCGCCGATGACGATAACACGTACAGCCTGCAGATATTTGAAGAGGTACGAACAGTGAATCTGAAGAGTTCTTCATGTCGATGATTTGATATCTTGTCGCGGTTCCAGATGAGGAACACGCAGCGAGTGTCTGTGTGGCCCGTGGGGTTAGTCGGCGGGATGAAGTACGAGAAACCCGTCGTAGAACGGGGAAAGGTAAGAAACAGCTCAATGACGGCTTACAAGTTCTCGCTTCTACAAACAAGGTTTCTTTTTGCAGGTGGTCCGCTTTCACGTGGGTTGGCGTCCGAGTCGTCCCTTCCCCATGGACATGGCCGGTTTCGCCGTGTCCCTCAAGTTGCTCCTGGACAATCCCGACTCCTGTTTTGACGGCAACGCGGCAATGGGCTTCCTGGAGAGCAGTCTCTTGCAGGGACTCGTCACCATGGACCAACTTGAGCCCAAAGCGGATAACTGTTCCAAAGTAAGTGGACTTGGTTAAGATGGCAGAACAGATAGAATAcatttcactatcagttgatgggaaACGGGcacggggcctattttcaaaaacttaaaattcaaatattttcaaaaccaaagccgctatcaCTAAAACccgaacaggctcctcctcccttaggcatatatgagtctccatgagaagcggcatcaaaaaattcaaagtggtTTCCTtacaaaatcccgattaataactttttatataagtgtaacaaaatttaaaatggctataaaattctctgaTTTTACGCtggatcagtacttctcaaatagtggggcacaTGTGACCTCGAggtacatacttttttgccatagGAGAATAAGGTGTAATTGCATATCCACTCTGGGTGCAGTGGCAGTGGTGCACTCATTTTCAGAATGTGCAGTATTTttcaaccaaacaagagcacacagaaaagagctggacccgcgctggcgcagctccagcaGCCTGGGCCGGCAGTATCCCGGCaatctgtccagaaggccaaactctgcatgTTCGCTTTAGtcctaaccctttgtactgactccgttTTTGAAAGGTTTGAAGAAGGCtcccgaaaacaagttgacaatttatttaggtcgacagagatcaaaacggcaaggcgaaacagaaacactcagccGGGGAGGCaagctcgttccaaggtcaccatatcagtagtcaacaaaaggttcccgataaAAATTACAGCGCTTAAACTGTCATTTGAAGGCTCT
This sequence is a window from Corythoichthys intestinalis isolate RoL2023-P3 chromosome 13, ASM3026506v1, whole genome shotgun sequence. Protein-coding genes within it:
- the b3gat3 gene encoding galactosylgalactosylxylosylprotein 3-beta-glucuronosyltransferase 3; the encoded protein is MATRMRLKLKTVFVLYFMVSLLGLIYALMQLGQRCDCTEHDMPKERTISRLRGELHRLQEQARKSEATRRPQKESSLPTIFVVTPTYARLVQKAELTRLSQTFLHVPRLHWIVVEDSQRKTPLVEQLLAKSGLTYTHLHVATAKERKLQEGDPNWLKPRGVEQRNEALRWLREDGKAREGVVYFADDDNTYSLQIFEEMRNTQRVSVWPVGLVGGMKYEKPVVERGKVVRFHVGWRPSRPFPMDMAGFAVSLKLLLDNPDSCFDGNAAMGFLESSLLQGLVTMDQLEPKADNCSKVLVWHTRTEKPKMKREDALQPQGLGSDPAVEV